Within Bdellovibrionales bacterium, the genomic segment TTTGAGTCGGCCTAACTGCAAGACCAACAATTGCCCCTTGGTAATTTCCTGCACCATTTTGACCAATTTGGCTTGAGCAAGTTGAAAACCAGCCAGCGGCTTATTTTCAACGACAACTCTCTGCTTGGCGTAATTGAGCGCTTCATGATAACAGGCGTTCGCTGCGCCCAAAACTCCCCAGGCAATCCCGTACCGAGCCTGAGTGAGACATCCGAGCGCACCTTTAAGACCCTCAACATTCGGCAAAATGGCGCTTTCAGGCACAACGCAGTCCTTCATGTGCAACTCACTGGTCACACTGACCCTCAAAGCAAATTTACCTTTCATTCGTGTCGTAGAAAACCCCGGTGTCTTCGTTTCTACAATAAATCCGCGAACCACCCCGCCAAGCTTAGCCCAGACAACGGCAATATCAGCAACGCAACCATTCGTGATCCACATTTTGTTTCCGTTGAGTCGATAGCCTCCAGAAACCTTTTCAGCCCGAGTCAACATGCCACCTGGATTTGATCCCGCATCTGGCTCGGTCAAGCCAAAGCAGCCAATGAGTTCGGCCTTTGCCAATCGTGGGAGATATTTGTTTTTCTGCTCCTCAGAGCCGTAAGCAAAGATGGGATACATGACAAGAGCTCCCTGCACAGAGCAAAAGGAGCGCACCCCAGAGTCACCTCGCTCCAATTCCTGCATGACAAGACCGTATCCAACCTCACCTAGACCTGGACAGCCATAACCCTGAATATTTGCTCCCAACAGTCCCAATTCTCCAAACCGCGGAATCAAGTGAGAGGGAAAGTCTTCTTTTCTATTTGCTTCTTGCAATGTCGGGATCACCTCGTCAGAGACAAACTCGCGAACTGTGTCTCGAATCATCCGTTCTTCGTCGCTCAGAAGACCATCGATATCCATGTAATTAAGAGATTCATAGGCAGCCATAGCAAACTCCTCGTTGAGCTATTTAAAGGTATGCGATTTTATGAATAAAGTGAAAGTCTTTCTATGGACAAGTTGCATAACACCCGGCACAGCAGTACCGTTTAATAATCATTACATGAAGGATATCGCCTATGTACAACCGTGCTGAGATCATTGACAAAAATTTTGTTCGGTTGGTTCGACAAGGGAAGCTTCCCTTTTCTCCTCACCAGATAAGGCCTGAAAGTATCGGTCTCACCAAAACCGAAATAATGGACCTCTTTGAATCGCAGGTGATGAGTCGGCACCTGGACCTCCTCGCACGAATTTTGAAAAACCAAGGTTTGTGTTACTACACCATCGGGAGCGCAGGACACGAAGGCAATGCTGTCATTGGCAAAGTATTTCCCTATACCGACATGGCTTTTCTCCACTATCGCAGTGGAGCCCTTATGATCCAACGATCCAAACAGTTGCCCGGCACCACTCCCCTTTATGACCTGATGCTTTCCTTTGTCGCCTCAAGTGATGATCCTATCGCAGGGGGTCGGCACAAGGTGTTTGGAAGCAAACCCTTAAATATTCCGCCCCAAACA encodes:
- a CDS encoding acyl-CoA dehydrogenase family protein; protein product: MAAYESLNYMDIDGLLSDEERMIRDTVREFVSDEVIPTLQEANRKEDFPSHLIPRFGELGLLGANIQGYGCPGLGEVGYGLVMQELERGDSGVRSFCSVQGALVMYPIFAYGSEEQKNKYLPRLAKAELIGCFGLTEPDAGSNPGGMLTRAEKVSGGYRLNGNKMWITNGCVADIAVVWAKLGGVVRGFIVETKTPGFSTTRMKGKFALRVSVTSELHMKDCVVPESAILPNVEGLKGALGCLTQARYGIAWGVLGAANACYHEALNYAKQRVVVENKPLAGFQLAQAKLVKMVQEITKGQLLVLQLGRLKEKKEMKHWQVSLAKMNNCRMALEVAREARDMLGANGTIDEYPIIRHMLNLETVNTYEGTEDIHRLIVGREITGLSAIQ